From the Pseudomonadota bacterium genome, the window TCAACCACATTCTCCTTTAAAAGTGTCATGGGCTGGTTACAGCATACAAGCTGGCCCTTGCCGCCATGTAAAACCTCAACAATATTCCCGCAAATTTCACACTTAAAAATCTGTAATCTTTCGGCCATATTAACCTCCTTTTGATTTGCTATCAGTCCCTCCTCCGGCGTGATCAGCCTTTCAGCATTCGGACAAGCTTTTCTACCTTGTTTAAGACTGATAATGATAGCACATTGCTTACTATTTGAAATTAATACATGTCTTATCTAATGTCAACCAGCGTCTCTCTAAAGACAGTATAAAATAGAAGCTCCTGATTTTACACTATCCATTATCCCCTATTCACTTTTCATTCCTTTTATGCTAACTTATGACAAATGTTTGGCATTGGTCTTCCAGAACTTATTGTGATAATGGTTGTAGCTTTGCTCGTTGTTGGTCCCTCAAAATTGCCAGAACTCGCAAGGTCTCTCGGGAAGGCCTTTAATGAATTCAGAAGGATGGCAGATGAAGTGAAGGAGACAATCGAAGAAGAGGTCATAAAGGAAGAAGAGAAAAAGGAAGAGGAAATAGAGGAAATAAAAGAGGATGTCAAAGAAAATAAATAATCCAGTCTTCCTATCCCCCCATCCACCAAGAAGGGTCTGAAAGCTGAGTGCCAATGGCTGAAATCTCGCATAAAGAAAAAATGATAGAAGAGAAACAGCCATTCCTTTCACATTTAAAGGAATTAAGGGATAGAATATTAGTCTGCATTATTGCCCTCGGTGTAGCCTTTATCTTTACCTATTATTTTAAGGAAAAGATCTTTGCCTTTCTCATGCAGCCTTTTATAAGGGTAATGCCGGAGAAAAGTTCATTTATATTTACAGGCGTTACCGAAGCATTCATCACATATTTCAAAATATCTATTGTAGCGGCCTTATTTGTTTGTTCCCCTGTTATGCTTTACGAATTCTGGATGTTTGTATCTCCAGGTCTTTATGCAAAAGAAAAGAGATACGTATACCCGTTCATCTTCCTCGGCAGCCTTTGTTTTATCTGCGGGGCATTGTTCTGTTATTTTATAGTGATGCCCTCTGTATATAAGTTTTTTGTAAGTTATGCGGCTGAATATATCATACCCATGCCAGATTTAAAAAGTTATATGAGTCTCACACTGAAGATGCTCATAATATTTGGACTCATATTTGAACTGCCCCTTGTAGCATTTTACCTTTCTAAAGCAGGTATAATAAACTTCAGGATGCTCTCTACAAAGAGAAGGTACGCAATACTCGGCATAGTTATACTCAGCGCTATTATAACCCCTCCTGACATGGCAAGTCAGCTCCTCATGGCCATACCTTTATGGGGACTCTATGAAATCAGCATCCTTATTACAAGATTTTTTGGAAAGAAGGAGATAGGCGATGAAAAAGCTTAATATTGTGATCCTTGCAGCAGGTAAGGGTGAAAGGATGTTGTCAAAAAAACCAAAGGTCATGCATGAAATCATGGGAAGGCCAATGATTGGATATGTGGTTGAAAGGGCAAAGGAACTGTCACCGGCAAGGATAGTCGTGGTAGTGGGCTATGGAAGGGAAAAGGTGGAAGCATATTTGAAAGGTTACAATATAGACTATTCCATACAGACAAAACAAAAAGGAACCGCCCATGCCTTACTCACTGCCATAGAGTTCATCAAGGATGGCGATGTTCTTGTCCTCTACGGCGATGTGCCCCTGATTGAAAGCGCAACCCTTAAAAATTTTCTGAAATTTTATGAGAAATTCAAGGCTATTACATTTATGATTACAGACGTGGACGATCCGAGTGGATACGGAAGGGCGATTATTGAGAAGGATGAAATCCTAAAGATTATAGAAGAGGCTGATACTACACCTGAAGAAAGGAAGATTAAGAGGATAAATACAGGGATATGTATTATCCCGCGGCAGTCTTTTAACCTGTTAAAAGCCATTAAAC encodes:
- the tatC gene encoding twin-arginine translocase subunit TatC, yielding MAEISHKEKMIEEKQPFLSHLKELRDRILVCIIALGVAFIFTYYFKEKIFAFLMQPFIRVMPEKSSFIFTGVTEAFITYFKISIVAALFVCSPVMLYEFWMFVSPGLYAKEKRYVYPFIFLGSLCFICGALFCYFIVMPSVYKFFVSYAAEYIIPMPDLKSYMSLTLKMLIIFGLIFELPLVAFYLSKAGIINFRMLSTKRRYAILGIVILSAIITPPDMASQLLMAIPLWGLYEISILITRFFGKKEIGDEKA
- the tatB gene encoding Sec-independent protein translocase protein TatB, which gives rise to MFGIGLPELIVIMVVALLVVGPSKLPELARSLGKAFNEFRRMADEVKETIEEEVIKEEEKKEEEIEEIKEDVKENK